Proteins encoded in a region of the Methylosinus trichosporium OB3b genome:
- a CDS encoding VOC family protein, with protein sequence MTRYLHTMIRVGDPEATIRFFELLGLKETRRMENPAGRFTLIFLAAPEDARESGGRPGSEVELTYNWPTEGVEPERYEGGRNFGHLAYEVEDIYATCARLMAAGVTINRPPRDGNMAFVRTPDGISVELLQAGERLAPAEPWASMANTGVW encoded by the coding sequence ATGACGAGATATCTGCACACGATGATCCGCGTCGGCGATCCCGAGGCGACGATTCGCTTCTTCGAGCTGCTGGGCCTGAAGGAGACGCGGCGGATGGAGAATCCGGCCGGGCGCTTCACGCTGATCTTTCTGGCGGCGCCGGAGGATGCGAGGGAGAGCGGCGGCCGGCCGGGTTCGGAGGTCGAGCTCACCTATAATTGGCCGACGGAGGGCGTCGAGCCGGAGAGATACGAGGGCGGCCGCAATTTCGGCCATCTCGCCTATGAGGTCGAGGATATCTACGCCACATGCGCGCGGCTGATGGCGGCCGGGGTGACGATCAACCGCCCGCCGCGCGACGGCAACATGGCCTTTGTGCGCACGCCGGACGGCATTTCGGTCGAGCTGCTCCAAGCCGGCGAGCGCCTGGCGCCGGCCGAGCCCTGGGCCTCCATGGCCAACACCGGCGTCTGGTGA
- a CDS encoding aa3-type cytochrome c oxidase subunit IV, with the protein MGEHHKVASSAEFAEHEATYKGFLTLLKVSTAACVVTLLLLFFFVAH; encoded by the coding sequence ATGGGCGAGCATCACAAGGTCGCGTCCAGCGCGGAATTCGCCGAGCACGAGGCCACCTACAAGGGCTTTTTGACGCTGCTGAAGGTTTCGACCGCCGCTTGTGTCGTCACGCTGCTGCTCCTCTTCTTCTTCGTGGCCCACTGA
- a CDS encoding patatin-like phospholipase family protein: protein MARDTLLIDLALQGGGAHGAFTWGVLERLIEEPWLRIDGVSGTSAGAMNAAVLIDGLCAGGVEGACAAMERFWRRVAEAARFSPLQRSPLDVLLGRWTLDNSPAFLAMDVASRFLSPYDLDPIGSNPLRDILRETIDFERLARAPIKLFVTATNVATGQARVFRNADLTAEALLASACLPTLFRAVEIDGEAYWDGGYSGNPTITPLVRECASQDTILIQINPVERRGAPRSAIDISNRLNEIAFNSPLLKELRMIALLREVADPGHCEGARWAAMRIHAIAADMAAQLGASSKLIAEWEFLSMLREEGRRRAEQFLESSAGDLGRRSSFDLDALLRNV from the coding sequence ATGGCTCGCGACACGCTTCTCATCGATCTCGCGCTGCAGGGCGGCGGCGCGCATGGGGCTTTCACCTGGGGCGTGCTCGAGCGTCTCATCGAGGAGCCATGGCTGCGCATCGACGGCGTCTCCGGCACGTCGGCCGGAGCAATGAACGCCGCTGTGCTGATCGACGGCTTGTGCGCGGGCGGCGTCGAGGGCGCCTGCGCCGCGATGGAGCGCTTCTGGCGCCGCGTCGCCGAGGCCGCGCGTTTCAGCCCGTTGCAGCGCAGCCCGCTCGACGTGCTGCTCGGACGCTGGACGCTCGATAATTCCCCGGCCTTTCTGGCGATGGACGTCGCCTCACGCTTCCTCTCGCCCTATGACCTCGACCCTATCGGCTCCAATCCGCTGCGCGACATCTTGCGCGAGACCATCGATTTCGAGCGTCTCGCTCGCGCGCCGATCAAGCTCTTCGTCACCGCGACCAATGTCGCGACCGGGCAGGCGCGCGTGTTCCGCAACGCCGATCTCACGGCGGAGGCGCTGCTCGCCTCGGCCTGTCTGCCGACCCTGTTCCGGGCGGTGGAGATCGACGGCGAAGCCTATTGGGACGGCGGCTATTCCGGCAATCCGACCATAACGCCGCTGGTGCGCGAATGCGCGTCGCAGGATACGATCCTCATTCAGATCAATCCGGTCGAGCGCCGCGGCGCGCCGCGCTCGGCGATCGACATCTCCAACCGCCTCAACGAGATCGCCTTCAACTCGCCGCTGCTGAAAGAATTGCGCATGATCGCGCTGCTGCGCGAGGTCGCCGATCCCGGCCATTGCGAGGGCGCGCGCTGGGCGGCGATGCGCATCCACGCCATCGCCGCCGACATGGCGGCGCAGCTCGGCGCCTCATCGAAGTTAATCGCCGAATGGGAGTTTCTCTCCATGCTCCGTGAGGAAGGACGGCGCCGGGCGGAGCAGTTCCTCGAATCGAGCGCCGGTGATCTCGGCCGGCGCTCAAGCTTCGATCTCGACGCTCTGCTGCGAAATGTCTGA
- a CDS encoding Rne/Rng family ribonuclease — translation MANKMLIDASHPEETRVVVLRGNRVQEFDFEAADKKPLRGNIYLAKVTRVEPSLQAAFVDYGGNRHGFLAFAEIHPDYYQIPVADRIALLEEESRAHQQEDEEPRAHGGRRRSRRRHDSAEKRAASGDSVTSENAPADEEAGEAPESIEALAPIESSAAESEPADQGDALAAATASEKAPSETVAVEPAEAPHGEAAEPISVDPEGFSVVESGHVEEPPVDLERDHELKARRQDERDEEHEHERGEARRRVGDEEREDEEEHEDEEEHVEHIGGDAMDEAPYRATRPRRQYKIQEVIKRRQVLLVQVVKEERGNKGAALTTYLSLAGRYSVLMPNTARGGGISRKITDGADRKRLKEIVQELEVPEGMGVILRTAGATRTKAEVKRDFEYLLRMWESVRELTLRSSAATLVYEEGSLIKRAIRDLYGRDVEEVIVSGEESYREAKDFMRMLIPSHAKNVRLYREPTPIFASAGAESQLDALFSNQVTLKSGGYLVINQTEALVAIDVNSGRSTREHNIEDTALRTNLEAADEVARQLRLRDLAGLIVVDFIDMEEGRNNRAVERRLKDALKNDRARIQVGRISHFGLLEMSRQRIRAGVLEGSTVPCPHCAGAGTVRSTASIALHVLRVLEDALIKSAAHDIILRTRTVVALYILNQKRTHLQGLERRFGVAITVSADDSLTGTSYHALERGEPASGVRELPAAQQPLRAGAPPVDLEDEIEEIDEVETTELEAREREERPVAAQRPPQLGDDDADSQQRSRRRRRRRGRGNGLGGGDGVAAQPGAEQPSDEGLAMVAEIDGVPTQTGEGSRPNERGSRGGRRRAGRWTRSTPLGQEYRDQGLPLEGEAADAANGADAEAIALAPVEPTPEPTPEAPAPVSAAEPAAPPAADTPIEAPRREVSTQEASSDEAPAREAPSAEAPPAAAAETRAPEPAPEPIHEAAAPPPPREPTETVITQADPDRPKKGGWWQRAKASLGGDQ, via the coding sequence ATGGCCAACAAAATGCTCATCGACGCATCCCACCCGGAAGAGACCCGGGTGGTGGTGCTGCGCGGTAACCGCGTCCAGGAATTCGACTTCGAAGCCGCCGACAAGAAGCCGTTGCGCGGCAACATCTATCTCGCCAAGGTCACGCGCGTGGAGCCGTCGCTGCAGGCGGCCTTCGTCGACTACGGCGGCAATCGTCACGGCTTCCTCGCCTTCGCCGAGATCCATCCCGACTATTACCAAATCCCGGTCGCCGACCGCATCGCCCTCCTCGAGGAGGAGAGCCGCGCGCATCAGCAGGAGGACGAGGAGCCGCGCGCCCATGGCGGCCGCCGCCGCTCCCGGCGCCGCCATGACAGCGCCGAGAAGCGCGCCGCCTCGGGCGACAGCGTCACGTCCGAAAACGCTCCCGCGGACGAGGAAGCAGGAGAGGCGCCAGAATCGATCGAGGCGCTCGCGCCCATCGAATCCTCCGCGGCCGAGTCCGAGCCCGCGGACCAGGGCGACGCCCTCGCCGCTGCGACCGCGAGCGAGAAAGCGCCGTCGGAGACCGTGGCCGTCGAGCCGGCCGAAGCCCCGCATGGCGAGGCGGCCGAGCCGATCTCGGTCGATCCGGAAGGCTTCAGCGTCGTCGAGAGCGGCCATGTCGAGGAGCCGCCGGTCGATCTCGAGCGCGACCACGAGCTGAAGGCCCGCCGTCAGGACGAGCGCGACGAGGAGCACGAGCACGAGCGCGGGGAAGCTCGCCGCCGCGTGGGCGACGAGGAGCGCGAGGACGAAGAAGAGCACGAAGACGAAGAAGAGCATGTCGAGCATATCGGCGGCGACGCCATGGACGAGGCGCCCTACCGCGCCACACGTCCGCGCCGGCAGTACAAGATTCAAGAGGTCATCAAGCGCCGCCAGGTGCTGCTCGTGCAGGTCGTCAAGGAGGAGCGCGGCAACAAGGGCGCGGCGCTCACCACTTATCTCTCGCTCGCCGGCCGCTATTCGGTGCTGATGCCCAACACCGCCCGCGGCGGCGGCATCTCCCGCAAGATCACCGACGGAGCCGACCGCAAGCGCCTCAAGGAGATCGTGCAGGAGCTCGAGGTGCCGGAGGGCATGGGCGTCATCCTGCGCACCGCCGGCGCGACGCGCACCAAGGCCGAGGTCAAGCGCGACTTCGAATATCTGCTGCGCATGTGGGAGAGCGTGCGCGAGCTGACGCTGCGCTCCAGCGCCGCGACGCTCGTCTATGAGGAAGGCTCGCTGATCAAGCGCGCCATTCGCGACCTCTATGGCCGCGACGTCGAGGAGGTGATCGTCTCGGGGGAGGAGTCCTATCGCGAGGCCAAGGACTTCATGCGCATGCTCATTCCGAGCCATGCGAAGAATGTCCGGCTCTATCGCGAGCCGACGCCGATCTTCGCCTCGGCCGGCGCCGAGTCGCAGCTCGATGCGCTGTTCTCCAATCAGGTGACGCTGAAGTCGGGCGGCTATCTCGTCATCAATCAGACCGAGGCGCTGGTCGCCATCGATGTGAACTCGGGCCGCTCCACGCGCGAGCACAATATCGAGGACACGGCGCTGCGCACCAATCTGGAGGCGGCCGACGAGGTCGCCCGCCAGCTGCGCCTGCGCGATCTCGCCGGCCTCATCGTCGTCGATTTCATCGACATGGAGGAGGGCCGCAACAATCGCGCCGTCGAGCGCCGGCTGAAGGACGCGCTGAAGAACGACCGCGCCCGCATCCAGGTCGGCCGCATCTCGCATTTCGGCCTGCTTGAAATGTCGCGCCAGCGCATCCGCGCCGGCGTTCTCGAAGGCTCGACGGTGCCGTGTCCGCATTGCGCCGGCGCCGGCACGGTGCGCTCCACCGCCTCGATCGCGCTGCATGTGCTGCGCGTGCTCGAGGACGCACTCATCAAGAGCGCGGCGCATGACATCATCCTGCGCACCCGCACGGTGGTGGCGCTCTACATCCTCAATCAGAAGCGCACGCATCTGCAGGGGCTGGAGCGGCGCTTCGGCGTCGCCATCACGGTCTCGGCGGACGACAGCCTGACCGGCACATCCTATCACGCGCTGGAGCGCGGCGAGCCGGCGAGCGGCGTGCGCGAGCTGCCGGCGGCGCAGCAGCCGCTGCGCGCCGGCGCGCCGCCGGTCGATCTCGAGGACGAGATCGAGGAGATCGACGAGGTGGAGACGACCGAGCTCGAGGCGCGCGAGCGCGAGGAGCGTCCGGTCGCCGCCCAGCGACCGCCGCAGCTCGGCGACGACGACGCCGACAGCCAGCAGCGCTCGCGCCGCCGCCGTCGCCGCCGGGGTCGCGGCAATGGGCTCGGAGGCGGCGACGGCGTGGCCGCCCAGCCGGGCGCCGAGCAGCCTTCCGACGAAGGGCTGGCGATGGTCGCCGAGATCGACGGCGTTCCGACGCAGACGGGCGAAGGCTCGCGGCCGAACGAGCGGGGCAGCCGCGGCGGCCGTCGCCGCGCCGGTCGTTGGACGCGCTCCACGCCGCTGGGGCAGGAATATCGCGACCAGGGCCTGCCGCTCGAGGGCGAAGCCGCCGACGCCGCAAATGGAGCGGATGCGGAGGCCATAGCGCTCGCTCCAGTCGAGCCGACGCCCGAGCCGACGCCCGAGGCTCCGGCGCCTGTGAGCGCCGCGGAGCCGGCCGCTCCGCCGGCGGCCGACACGCCGATCGAGGCGCCGAGGCGAGAAGTTTCGACGCAAGAGGCTTCGAGTGACGAGGCGCCGGCCCGTGAGGCCCCGAGCGCCGAAGCGCCGCCGGCCGCCGCGGCCGAGACGCGAGCGCCAGAGCCTGCGCCGGAGCCGATCCATGAGGCCGCCGCGCCGCCGCCCCCGCGCGAGCCGACCGAAACCGTCATCACCCAGGCCGATCCTGACCGGCCGAAGAAGGGCGGCTGGTGGCAGCGCGCCAAGGCCTCGCTGGGCGGCGATCAATAA